The following coding sequences lie in one Lolium perenne isolate Kyuss_39 chromosome 2, Kyuss_2.0, whole genome shotgun sequence genomic window:
- the LOC127336336 gene encoding multiple organellar RNA editing factor 2, chloroplastic translates to MATAARAVAAAARPAQPVLLFRRVPSSSARPARPRGGGRGAIRCMARRPDASYSPLRSGQGGDRAPTEMAPLFPGCDYEHWLIVMDKPGGEGAAKQQMIDCYIQTLAKVVGSEEEAKKRIYNVSCERYFGFGCEIDEETSNKLEGLPGVLFVLPDSYVDAENKDYGAELFVNGEIVQRSPERQRRVEPVPQRAQDRPRYSDRTRYVKRRENQAYQR, encoded by the exons ATGGCCACCGCAGcgcgcgccgtcgccgccgccgcccgcccggcGCAGCCAGTGCTCCTGTTCAGGCGCGTCccgtcctcctccgcccgcccggcgcggcctcgcggcggcggccgcggcgccaTCCGCTGCATGGCGCGGCGGCCCGACGCGTCGTACTCGCCGCTGCGGTCGGGGCAGGGCGGGGACCGCGCGCCCACGGAGATGGCGCCGCTGTTCCCGGGATGCGACTACGAGCACTGGCTCATCGTCATGGACAAGCCCGGCGGCGAGGGCGCCGCCAAGCAGCAGATGATCGACTGCTACATCCAGACCCTCGCCAAGGTCGTGGGGAG cgaggaggaggcgaagaagAGGATCTACAACGTGTCCTGTGAGCGCTACTTTGGGTTCGGGTGCGAGATTGACGAGGAAACATCCAACAAGCTGGAAG GCCTCCCAGGCGTTCTTTTTGTTCTTCCAGATTCCTATGTTGATGCTGAGAACAAGGACTATGGCG CCGAGTTGTTTGTTAATGGAGAGATTGTCCAACGATCACCGGAAAGGCAGAGGAGGGTGGAGCCGGTGCCCCAGAGAGCTCAAGATAGGCCACGGTACAGCGACCGGACCCGCTACGTGAAGCGGAGGGAGAACCAGGCTTACCAACGGTGA
- the LOC127336337 gene encoding V-type proton ATPase subunit G 1 codes for MDASRRPSGIQQLLAAEQEAQQIISTARAAKSARLRQAKEEAEREIAEYRAQMEADFQKKLAETSGDSGANVKRLEQETNEKIAQLKQQAASISPEVIQMLLRHVTTVKN; via the exons ATGGACGCAAGCAGGCGCCCAAGCGGAATTCAGCAATTGCTGGCTGCAGAGCAAGAGGCTCAGCAGATTATCAGTACTGCTAGGGCTG CTAAATCGGCAAGGCTTAGGCAagcaaaggaagaggctgagagaGAAATAGCCGAGTACCGTGCGCAGATGGAGGCTGATTTCCAGAAGAAGCTTGCAGAG ACTAGCGGTGATTCTGGCGCAAACGTCAAGCGCCTTGAGCAGGAGACAAACGAAAAGATCGCACAACTCAAGCAGCAGGCAGCCAGCATCTCTCCAGAGGTGATTCAGATGCTGCTGAGGCACGTCACCACTGTGAAGAACTAA